From Nonlabens sp. Ci31, the proteins below share one genomic window:
- the lipA gene encoding lipoyl synthase → MESVTTSIAPPQKKPKWLRVKLPVGQKYKELRATVEKYDLHTICTSGSCPNMGECWTEGTATFMILGNTCTRSCGFCGVKTGRPDTVDWAEPEKVARSIKLMGIKHGVITSVDRDDLKDMGSIIWKETVAAIRRMNPETTLETLIPDFQGNTRNIDRIVEANPEVVSHNMETVRRLTREVRIQAKYDTSLEVLRYLKQQGIKRTKSGIMLGLGELEEEVIQTMKDLRDNNVDIVTIGQYLQPSKKHLAVKEFITPEQFKKYETIGLEMGFRHVESGALVRSSYKAHKHIL, encoded by the coding sequence ATGGAATCAGTAACAACATCAATAGCGCCACCTCAGAAAAAACCAAAATGGCTGCGCGTTAAATTACCAGTAGGTCAGAAATATAAAGAGCTTAGAGCTACCGTAGAAAAGTATGACTTACATACTATATGTACTTCAGGCAGCTGTCCTAACATGGGGGAATGCTGGACAGAAGGAACAGCAACTTTCATGATATTAGGAAACACTTGTACACGTTCATGTGGCTTTTGTGGTGTTAAAACCGGCCGTCCAGATACAGTAGACTGGGCAGAGCCTGAGAAAGTAGCTCGCAGCATTAAATTAATGGGTATCAAACACGGAGTTATCACGAGTGTTGATCGTGACGATTTAAAAGATATGGGGTCCATTATCTGGAAGGAAACTGTCGCCGCGATAAGACGTATGAACCCTGAAACGACACTAGAAACATTAATTCCAGATTTTCAAGGAAACACTAGAAATATAGACCGAATCGTTGAGGCAAATCCTGAAGTGGTTTCTCACAACATGGAAACGGTGAGACGTCTAACAAGAGAAGTACGTATCCAAGCTAAATACGATACGAGCTTAGAAGTTCTTAGGTACTTGAAACAACAAGGCATTAAGCGCACGAAATCTGGTATCATGCTAGGACTAGGTGAGCTAGAAGAAGAAGTAATACAAACCATGAAAGATCTCAGAGATAATAATGTGGATATAGTAACCATAGGTCAATATTTACAACCTTCTAAAAAACACTTGGCTGTAAAAGAATTTATTACTCCAGAGCAATTCAAGAAATATGAAACTATAGGCCTAGAAATGGGCTTTAGGCATGTAGAAAGTGGTGCGTTAGTAAGAAGTTCTTATAAGGCGCATAAGCATATACTTTAA